In a genomic window of Pseudomonadota bacterium:
- a CDS encoding hydrogenase formation protein HypD codes for MKYIDEYRDGKLARQIAAAIAAEVHPDRSYHLMEFCGGHTHAIFRYGIPDLLPDNVRMVHGPGCPVCVLPVGRIDNAIQLARDQGVTLCTYGDMLRVPGSDRFSLLKAKAQGADIRMVYSSADALQIAQDNPRRTVVFFAIGFETTTPPTAVALKQAQALDLNNFHVFCNHVLTPSAISNILESPQVRELGTVPLDGFIGPAHVSTVIGSRPYEYFAEEYQRPVVIAGFEPLDVLQAIRMLVRQLNEGRAEVENEFSRAVTRDGNLKAQRVVAECFELRRIFEWRGLGMVPYSGLQIKQEFARWDAERYFDIPQLKVSDNKACECGAILRGVKKPQDCKLFGTVCTPENPMGSCMVSSEGACAAYYSYGRYKESA; via the coding sequence ATGAAGTACATCGACGAATACCGCGACGGTAAACTGGCACGGCAGATCGCCGCCGCCATCGCCGCGGAGGTGCATCCCGATCGCTCGTATCATCTGATGGAGTTCTGCGGCGGCCACACCCACGCGATCTTCCGTTACGGCATTCCCGATCTGTTGCCTGACAACGTGCGCATGGTCCACGGGCCCGGCTGCCCGGTATGCGTGCTGCCGGTGGGTCGTATCGACAACGCCATCCAGCTGGCGCGCGACCAGGGTGTCACGCTCTGCACCTACGGCGACATGTTGCGCGTTCCGGGTTCGGATCGCTTCAGCCTGCTGAAAGCCAAGGCGCAGGGTGCCGATATCCGTATGGTTTATTCCAGCGCCGATGCGTTGCAGATTGCACAAGACAATCCGCGGCGGACGGTCGTCTTTTTCGCCATCGGATTCGAGACCACGACGCCGCCCACCGCCGTTGCTCTCAAACAGGCGCAGGCGCTGGATCTGAACAATTTCCATGTCTTCTGCAATCACGTGCTCACGCCGTCGGCGATCTCCAACATCCTCGAATCGCCGCAGGTGCGCGAATTGGGTACCGTGCCGCTCGACGGTTTCATCGGCCCGGCGCATGTCAGCACGGTGATCGGCAGCCGGCCTTACGAATATTTTGCCGAAGAGTATCAGCGCCCGGTGGTGATTGCCGGTTTCGAACCGCTGGATGTGCTGCAGGCGATACGCATGTTGGTGCGCCAGTTGAACGAGGGCCGCGCCGAAGTGGAAAACGAGTTTTCCCGCGCGGTGACGCGTGACGGCAATCTGAAGGCGCAAAGAGTGGTGGCCGAGTGTTTTGAGTTGCGCCGCATCTTCGAGTGGCGGGGCCTGGGTATGGTGCCCTATAGCGGGTTGCAGATTAAGCAGGAGTTCGCGCGTTGGGATGCCGAGCGGTATTTCGATATTCCGCAACTCAAGGTCTCCGACAATAAGGCGTGCGAATGCGGCGCCATTCTGCGCGGCGTCAAAAAGCCACAGGATTGCAAGCTGTTCGGTACGGTGTGTACACCGGAGAATCCCATGGGGTCGTGTATGGTCTCTTCGGAGGGGGCGTGTGCGGCTTATTATTCGTATGGGAGGTATAAGGAGAGTGCTTAG
- a CDS encoding HypC/HybG/HupF family hydrogenase formation chaperone, whose protein sequence is MCLAIPARIVEIHDGDQAVVDLGGVRKEVSIALLDDVRVDDYVIVHVGYALNKIDPQEAEKTLQLFAQIK, encoded by the coding sequence ATGTGTCTGGCAATCCCTGCCCGTATCGTCGAGATCCATGACGGTGACCAGGCGGTCGTCGATCTCGGCGGTGTGCGTAAAGAGGTTTCCATTGCGCTGCTGGATGATGTGCGGGTGGATGACTATGTGATCGTGCACGTTGGCTATGCGCTCAACAAGATCGATCCGCAAGAGGCCGAAAAGACGCTGCAGCTCTTCGCGCAGATAAAATGA
- the hypE gene encoding hydrogenase expression/formation protein HypE: MAVRKDYIRPIDFKTGRVDMTHGSGGRAMAQLIDELFMSAFDNDLLRQHNDQASFNVSGGRMVITTDAHVVSPLFFPGGDIGSLSVHGTINDIAMSGARPLYLTAGFILEEGYPLGDLQRIVESMALASKAAGVPVVAGDTKVVEQGKGDGVFITTTGIGVVPEGVRISGDRAQPGDKILVSGYLGDHGVAIMSRRENLTFSTSILSDSQALHDLVAAMVDAVPDIHCLRDPTRGGLATTLNEMALQSRVGMRIRETDLPVREEVAAACELLGLDPLYVANEGKLIAIVAAEQADALLQAMRAHPKGECAAIIGEVVEDDHHFVQMETTFGGNRIVDWLTGEQLPRIC; this comes from the coding sequence ATGGCTGTAAGAAAAGACTACATCCGCCCAATCGATTTCAAAACCGGCCGCGTCGACATGACCCACGGCTCCGGCGGCCGCGCCATGGCGCAATTGATCGACGAGCTTTTCATGTCTGCGTTCGACAACGACCTGCTGCGCCAGCACAACGATCAGGCGAGTTTTAACGTGTCCGGCGGACGCATGGTGATCACCACCGATGCGCACGTCGTGAGTCCGTTGTTCTTTCCCGGTGGTGACATCGGCAGTCTGTCGGTGCACGGCACCATCAACGATATCGCCATGTCCGGCGCACGGCCGCTCTACCTCACGGCGGGGTTCATTCTTGAGGAGGGTTATCCGCTGGGTGATCTGCAACGTATCGTCGAGTCCATGGCGCTCGCGTCGAAGGCGGCGGGTGTTCCGGTGGTGGCGGGTGACACCAAGGTGGTGGAACAGGGCAAGGGCGATGGCGTGTTCATTACCACCACGGGCATTGGCGTGGTACCGGAGGGTGTGCGAATTTCGGGCGATCGGGCGCAACCGGGCGATAAGATACTGGTGAGTGGTTATCTGGGGGATCATGGCGTGGCGATCATGTCGCGGCGCGAAAACCTCACGTTCAGCACCAGCATCCTGTCCGACAGCCAGGCGCTGCACGATCTGGTGGCGGCGATGGTCGATGCCGTACCGGATATTCACTGCCTGCGCGATCCGACGCGCGGCGGACTGGCCACGACCCTCAACGAGATGGCGCTGCAATCCAGGGTCGGTATGCGTATTCGCGAAACGGATCTGCCGGTGCGCGAGGAAGTCGCAGCGGCGTGTGAACTGCTGGGACTGGATCCGCTCTATGTCGCCAACGAGGGTAAATTGATCGCCATCGTCGCGGCGGAGCAAGCGGATGCCTTGCTCCAGGCGATGCGTGCGCACCCCAAAGGCGAGTGCGCGGCGATCATTGGCGAGGTGGTCGAGGATGATCACCATTTCGTGCAGATGGAGACCACCTTCGGCGGCAACCGTATTGTCGACTGGCTGACCGGTGAACAATTGCCGAGGATTTGTTGA
- a CDS encoding hydrogenase maturation protein: MRVLLLTHTFNSLTQRFYVELTERGHEVSIEFDINDSVTTEAVALFKPDLIIAPYLRRAIPEAIWKHHTCIIIHPGIEGDRGPSALDWAILNRENRWGVTALQANAVMDGGDVWAVAEFAMRPAKKSSLYRNEVTEAAVRCLQEVLAKVGDTRFRPRTLDYAAPQVRGRLRPLMRQAERRIDWQCDDSATVLRKIHAADGFPGVLDELYGNEVYLFDAHLEDQLRGGPGAVIARRDDAICRATTDGAVWIGHLKAKSAGDERSFKLPASTLLGDALNEVPEVPLSIWEGEGRSTYQEISYREARGVGYLAFEFYNGAMSTAQCQRLLKAYEYARSRDTRVLVLLGGRDFWSNGIHLNVIEHAPSPADESWRNINVIDDLTRAIITTDDKLTIAALRGNAGAGGVFMALAADRIYARDGVILNPHYKSMGNLYGSEYWTYLLPKRVGAERGQLLMQERLPVGARQEREIGLLDDCFGADVASFERQVREVAAALATDTDIDALIAAKREQRQSDERQKPLADYRNAELERMQLNFYGFDPSYHVARYHFVYKVPHSRTPYHLARHRRVDYSCDPA; the protein is encoded by the coding sequence ATGCGTGTACTGCTGTTGACGCACACCTTCAACAGCCTCACCCAGCGCTTTTATGTCGAACTGACCGAGCGCGGTCACGAGGTATCCATCGAGTTCGATATCAACGACTCGGTTACCACCGAGGCGGTGGCTTTGTTCAAACCCGACCTCATCATCGCCCCCTACCTGCGGCGTGCGATTCCCGAGGCGATCTGGAAGCACCATACCTGCATCATCATCCATCCGGGTATCGAGGGTGACCGCGGGCCGTCGGCGCTGGATTGGGCGATTCTCAACCGGGAAAACCGTTGGGGCGTCACCGCGCTGCAGGCCAACGCGGTGATGGATGGGGGTGACGTTTGGGCGGTCGCAGAGTTTGCGATGCGCCCGGCGAAGAAAAGCAGCCTGTATCGCAATGAGGTGACCGAGGCGGCGGTGCGTTGTCTGCAGGAGGTGTTGGCCAAGGTGGGTGACACCCGCTTCAGGCCGCGAACGCTGGACTACGCCGCGCCACAGGTGCGCGGGCGGCTGCGGCCGTTGATGCGACAGGCTGAAAGGCGCATCGATTGGCAGTGCGACGACAGTGCCACCGTGCTGCGCAAGATTCACGCCGCCGACGGTTTCCCGGGCGTACTGGATGAGTTGTACGGCAACGAGGTCTATCTGTTCGATGCCCATCTCGAGGATCAGCTGCGGGGTGGTCCCGGCGCAGTGATCGCCCGACGCGATGACGCCATCTGCCGCGCCACCACAGACGGAGCGGTGTGGATCGGTCACCTGAAGGCGAAATCCGCGGGCGACGAACGCAGTTTTAAACTGCCGGCCTCGACGTTGCTGGGGGATGCACTGAATGAAGTGCCGGAGGTGCCGTTGTCGATCTGGGAGGGGGAGGGTCGCAGCACCTACCAGGAGATCAGCTATCGTGAGGCGCGCGGCGTCGGCTATCTCGCCTTCGAGTTCTACAACGGGGCCATGAGTACGGCGCAGTGCCAGCGCCTGCTGAAAGCGTACGAGTACGCACGGAGTCGTGATACCCGTGTCCTGGTGCTGCTCGGCGGCCGTGATTTCTGGTCCAACGGAATCCACCTCAATGTCATCGAGCACGCACCCAGCCCGGCCGACGAATCATGGCGGAACATCAATGTCATCGACGATCTGACCCGTGCCATCATTACCACCGACGACAAGCTCACCATCGCGGCGTTGCGCGGCAACGCCGGCGCGGGCGGAGTCTTCATGGCCCTGGCGGCGGATCGCATCTATGCCCGCGATGGGGTGATACTCAATCCCCACTACAAGTCCATGGGCAACCTCTACGGATCCGAGTACTGGACCTACCTGTTGCCCAAGCGGGTGGGGGCGGAACGTGGCCAGCTGTTGATGCAGGAGCGCCTGCCGGTCGGGGCGCGACAGGAGCGCGAGATCGGCTTGCTGGACGACTGTTTCGGCGCTGATGTCGCGTCCTTCGAGCGGCAGGTGCGCGAGGTCGCGGCAGCGCTCGCGACCGATACCGACATCGATGCGCTAATCGCGGCCAAACGCGAACAACGCCAAAGCGACGAGCGGCAGAAACCGCTGGCGGACTATCGCAACGCAGAGTTGGAGCGCATGCAGCTCAACTTCTACGGTTTCGATCCCAGCTACCATGTGGCACGCTACCATT
- the hypF gene encoding carbamoyltransferase HypF — protein sequence MAEAAIPIPSRRQVCVRGQVQGVGFRPFVYRLAAELGLDGWVRNGAAGVEMEVEGSVGDIDRFLARLQAEVPPLARIDAIESAEVAPVSAAPGFHIASSQAGAVRTGITPDAATCPECLEELFAPNDRRYRYPFLNCTHCGPRYTLTAALPYDRPNTAMARFAQCSLCAQEYHDPTDRRFHAQPNACPACGPRLSLCQPDGAVIACDDPLAETLRRIESGQILAIKGLGGFHLVCDARNATAVARLRQRKQREEKPLAVMAAGCASLVELVEHSTAERALLASHPRPIVLLRKRMGCDDLLPGVAPGIAWLGVMLPYTPLHYLLFHEAAGRPSGREWLEQSQPLLLVMTSANPGGEPLVIDNDEAFLRLADIADALLVHDREILIRCDDSVTRTTGDRAAFIRRARGYTPLPIPLAEGGARVLATGAWFKNTVCLTREDEAFVSQHIGDLDNAATCRALEDVVEHLMKVLEIRPERIAHDLHPDFFSTRLALRLAEKWGVPALAVQHHHAHVAAVMAEHRLSGPVLALTLDGVGLGDDGGAWGGELLRVDGARFERLGHLKTLALPGGDRAAREPWRMAASVLCELGHADEIPARFDRPGAAMIAQLIEKGINTPRTSSAGRWFDAAAALLGVRDVSAFEGQAAMLLEGCAERYGSVEPEADGYTFDSDGILDLLPLLARLRSERDAGRGAARFHATMALALAEWAAAAARTHELERVILAGGCFLNHRLSSALRRLLGERGIEVCEARELPPNDGGISLGQAWVARRYSGAS from the coding sequence ATGGCGGAGGCGGCGATCCCCATACCAAGCCGGCGCCAGGTATGCGTGCGCGGGCAGGTGCAGGGCGTGGGATTTCGACCATTCGTCTACCGCCTGGCTGCCGAACTGGGGCTCGACGGCTGGGTGCGCAACGGTGCAGCGGGCGTCGAAATGGAAGTGGAGGGCAGTGTTGGGGATATCGACCGGTTCCTCGCCCGCCTGCAGGCGGAGGTTCCGCCCCTCGCGCGTATCGATGCGATTGAAAGCGCGGAGGTGGCTCCGGTATCCGCCGCACCCGGTTTTCATATCGCAAGCAGTCAAGCGGGTGCGGTGCGCACCGGCATCACACCCGATGCCGCCACCTGCCCGGAATGTCTTGAAGAGCTTTTCGCTCCCAACGACCGGCGCTATCGCTATCCCTTTCTCAACTGCACTCACTGCGGTCCACGCTACACGCTGACCGCCGCATTGCCTTACGATCGCCCCAACACCGCCATGGCGCGGTTTGCGCAATGTTCACTCTGCGCGCAGGAATACCACGATCCCACCGATCGCCGCTTTCATGCGCAACCCAATGCCTGCCCGGCGTGCGGTCCGCGATTGTCGCTTTGTCAGCCTGACGGCGCGGTCATTGCCTGCGACGATCCTCTCGCCGAAACCCTGCGCCGCATTGAGTCCGGACAGATCCTGGCCATCAAGGGGTTGGGCGGTTTTCATCTGGTCTGCGATGCGCGCAACGCGACGGCGGTGGCGCGCCTGCGTCAGCGCAAGCAGCGCGAGGAGAAACCGCTGGCGGTGATGGCGGCAGGGTGTGCGTCGCTGGTCGAACTGGTCGAGCACTCGACGGCGGAACGGGCATTGCTGGCATCGCACCCGCGACCCATCGTTTTGCTGCGCAAGCGCATGGGCTGCGATGACCTGCTGCCGGGAGTTGCGCCGGGTATCGCCTGGCTGGGGGTGATGCTGCCTTACACACCATTGCACTATCTGCTCTTTCACGAGGCGGCGGGACGTCCGTCGGGGCGTGAGTGGCTGGAACAATCCCAACCGCTGTTGCTGGTGATGACCAGCGCCAATCCCGGTGGTGAGCCGCTGGTGATCGACAACGACGAGGCGTTTCTCCGTCTGGCCGACATCGCCGACGCGCTGCTTGTACACGACCGCGAGATTCTGATCCGCTGTGACGATAGCGTGACGCGCACGACAGGTGACCGCGCCGCCTTCATCCGCCGTGCTCGCGGTTACACGCCGTTACCGATACCGCTTGCGGAAGGCGGAGCGCGGGTATTGGCGACCGGCGCCTGGTTCAAGAACACCGTCTGCCTCACGCGCGAGGACGAGGCTTTCGTTTCGCAGCACATTGGCGATCTGGACAATGCAGCAACCTGCAGGGCGTTGGAGGACGTTGTCGAGCATCTGATGAAGGTGCTGGAGATCCGGCCCGAACGCATCGCCCATGATCTTCATCCCGATTTTTTCAGTACGCGTCTGGCGCTGCGTCTGGCCGAGAAGTGGGGGGTGCCGGCCCTTGCGGTACAGCACCATCACGCCCACGTCGCCGCGGTAATGGCCGAACATCGGCTGAGCGGCCCGGTGTTGGCCTTGACGCTCGACGGTGTCGGCCTGGGCGATGATGGGGGTGCATGGGGCGGCGAACTACTGCGCGTCGATGGTGCGCGGTTCGAACGTCTCGGGCATCTGAAAACCCTGGCGTTGCCCGGTGGCGATCGCGCCGCCCGTGAGCCGTGGCGCATGGCGGCCAGCGTGTTGTGCGAGTTGGGGCATGCGGATGAGATTCCCGCGCGGTTTGATCGACCCGGCGCAGCGATGATCGCCCAACTGATCGAAAAGGGGATCAACACACCACGGACCAGCAGCGCTGGTCGCTGGTTCGATGCCGCTGCGGCGCTGCTGGGTGTTCGCGATGTGAGCGCTTTCGAGGGGCAGGCGGCGATGCTGCTGGAAGGCTGTGCCGAGCGTTACGGTAGTGTCGAGCCCGAGGCAGACGGCTATACGTTCGACAGCGATGGCATTCTGGATCTGTTGCCGCTGCTGGCGCGATTGCGCAGTGAGCGCGACGCGGGACGTGGCGCGGCACGATTTCATGCCACAATGGCCCTGGCGTTGGCGGAGTGGGCGGCCGCAGCCGCAAGAACCCATGAACTCGAGCGCGTCATTCTCGCTGGCGGCTGTTTTCTGAATCATCGGCTGAGCAGCGCGCTGCGGCGCTTGCTCGGGGAGCGCGGCATCGAGGTCTGCGAGGCGCGCGAGCTGCCGCCCAACGATGGCGGCATCAGCCTCGGTCAGGCCTGGGTGGCACGCCGGTACAGCGGTGCGAGTTGA